One window of Quercus robur chromosome 5, dhQueRobu3.1, whole genome shotgun sequence genomic DNA carries:
- the LOC126725946 gene encoding rRNA 2'-O-methyltransferase fibrillarin 2-like — MRPPRGRGGGGGGFRGRSDGGRGRGRGGGGGGGRGFDKGGAMRGRGGGRGGRGGGRGRGGGRGGMKGGSKVIVEPHRHEGVFIAKGKEDAIITKNLVPGEAVYNEKRISLQNEDGTKVEYRIWNPFRSKLAAAILGGIDEIWIKPGARVLYLGAASGTTVSHVSDIVGPSGVVYAVEFSHRSGRDLVNMAKKRTNVIPIIEDARHPSKYRMLVGMVDVIFSDVAQPDQARILALNASYFLKAGGHFVISIKANCIDSTQPAVAVFQSEVNKLKQDQFKPFEQVTLEPYERDHACVVGGYRVPKKSKPSA; from the exons ATGAGACCCCCTCGAG gtcgtggtggtggtggtggtggattcaGGGGTAGGAGTGATGGAGGGAGAGGTAGAGgcagaggtggtggaggtggaggtggaagAGGCTTTGATAAAGGTGGTGCCATGAGAGGCCGTGGTGGTGGACGTGGTGGCCGAGGTGGTGGAAGAGGCCGGGGAGGAGGTAGAGGTGGAATGAAAGGTGGAAGCAAGGTTATCGTTGAGCCTCATAGACATGAAGGAGTATTCATTGCAAAGGGTAAAGAAGATGCTATTATTACTAAGAATTTGGTCCCTGGTGAAGCTGTCTACAATGAGAAAAGGATATCTCTGCAG AATGAAGACGGAACAAAAGTTGAATACAGGATTTGGAACCCATTTCGTTCAAAGTTGGCTGCTGCCATTCTTGGTGGTATTGATGAAATATGGATT AAACCCGGTGCTCGGGTTCTCTATCTTGGGGCTGCTTCTGGAACCACCGTCTCTCATGTGTCTGACATTGTTGGCCCT TCTGGAGTTGTTTATGCTGTGGAGTTTTCTCATAGAAGTGGTAGAGACTTGGTTAACATGGCAAAGAAGCGTACAAATGTTATCCCAATCATTGAAGATGCTAGACATCCTTCAAAGTACCGAATGTTGGTAGGCATGGTGGATGTGATATTTTCTGATGTTGCTCAACCAGATCAG GCAAGAATTCTCGCTTTGAATGCATCATATTTTCTGAAAGCTGGAGGTCATTTTGTAATTTCCATCAAG GCCAACTGCATAGATTCCACACAACCTGCTGTGGCCGTTTTTCAGAGCGAAGTGAATAAGCTAAAGCAGGATCAGTTCAAACCATTTGAACAAGTTACCCTTGAACCTTATGAGCGTGACCATGCTTGTGTGGTTGGTGGCTACCGTGTccccaaaaaatcaaaaccttCCGCCTAG